The following proteins are encoded in a genomic region of Methanomicrobiales archaeon HGW-Methanomicrobiales-1:
- a CDS encoding response regulator receiver protein yields the protein MTEDKRKAQLLKLFSSMSGKTKIVEPMKNIHGTLRDSDAIEREVALVMREITEQGIFKTSLKPIQLAKLVTLFYAGKNDTEIARELGDEKLSKTVARARVRLKLFRELDFKMPFDKVKMEELITSGKTMKEVSEELGVSPSTLREYRHVIEEQEDPTIDPYIDRIRDVMEDRDLSEQMTRSATADSLGDSIDITEAELIDVT from the coding sequence ATGACCGAAGACAAACGCAAGGCACAGCTCTTAAAACTCTTCAGCTCCATGTCAGGCAAGACCAAGATCGTCGAGCCGATGAAAAATATCCATGGTACCTTGAGAGACAGCGACGCGATCGAACGCGAGGTCGCTCTCGTGATGAGAGAGATAACAGAACAGGGAATCTTCAAGACCTCATTAAAGCCGATCCAGCTCGCCAAGCTCGTCACGTTGTTCTATGCAGGAAAGAACGACACCGAGATTGCCAGGGAACTGGGTGACGAGAAGCTGTCAAAGACAGTGGCTCGGGCAAGGGTCCGGCTCAAGCTCTTCCGCGAACTTGACTTCAAGATGCCCTTTGATAAAGTGAAGATGGAAGAACTGATCACGTCCGGCAAGACCATGAAGGAGGTTTCGGAGGAACTGGGAGTCAGTCCCTCGACGCTCCGCGAATACCGCCATGTGATCGAAGAGCAGGAAGACCCGACGATTGATCCGTATATCGACCGCATCCGGGATGTCATGGAAGACCGCGATCTTTCCGAACAGATGACCCGGAGCGCAACTGCGGACAGTCTTGGCGACTCCATCGATATCACCGAAGCTGAACTGATTGATGTAACGTAA
- a CDS encoding DUF1211 domain-containing protein, translated as MTGEINGSNGSHLLKGRLEALSDGIFAFAMTLLVIGLSVPDKATLVSSNAYALQVLLNLYSGFVHYAMAFLILGAFWLSQHMQFHSVRTLDKRFIWINLVTLMFVASLPFSSSFSGAFSGVTVGAMVFELNLLLIGMGMSLQWWYATDGNRLTESTLTPAYIRKIRFRNLVVPAVSFVGILFALAGNTWSTAIYMTLPFVFYGVEYISG; from the coding sequence ATGACGGGAGAAATTAACGGAAGTAACGGATCCCATCTCCTGAAAGGCAGGTTGGAAGCGTTATCGGATGGTATCTTTGCGTTTGCGATGACGCTCCTTGTCATCGGCCTGAGCGTGCCGGATAAGGCGACACTGGTATCCTCAAATGCCTATGCGCTTCAGGTTCTCCTCAACCTCTATTCCGGTTTCGTGCACTATGCTATGGCGTTTCTTATCCTCGGGGCGTTCTGGCTCAGCCAACACATGCAATTCCATTCCGTAAGGACTCTCGACAAGAGATTCATCTGGATTAACCTCGTGACGCTCATGTTCGTTGCCAGCCTCCCCTTTTCATCATCCTTTTCCGGTGCTTTTTCCGGTGTCACGGTTGGTGCAATGGTCTTTGAGTTGAATCTCCTCCTTATCGGTATGGGCATGTCCCTCCAGTGGTGGTACGCCACGGATGGCAACCGGTTGACAGAATCCACGCTGACACCGGCCTACATCCGGAAAATTCGTTTCCGGAACCTCGTTGTCCCCGCGGTTTCATTTGTAGGCATCCTGTTCGCACTGGCGGGAAACACCTGGAGTACAGCAATATATATGACGCTTCCTTTCGTCTTTTATGGTGTGGAGTACATTTCCGGGTGA
- a CDS encoding NAD(P)/FAD-dependent oxidoreductase, protein MTKTNIAEKGAIIQRDLETFSISPHIPGGFADPAQLRKIADVAEKYNAKFVKLTGSQRIAIIGIKEDDLDKAWAEFTDQSKAIGQTIRSIKICPGTRACKKARQDSPALGFALDKEFYGKSAPAKFKMGVSGCPNCCSDSWMKDIGFFGTDTGYTVIAGGKGGGKPKVGRVVAEGLTEDQALILARKAIAFHQANGKFRERLGDTIDRVGFDTFAKAVQ, encoded by the coding sequence ATGACAAAGACAAACATCGCTGAAAAAGGAGCCATCATCCAGAGAGACCTTGAGACATTCTCCATCTCCCCTCACATCCCCGGCGGCTTTGCCGACCCGGCCCAGCTGAGGAAGATCGCGGACGTGGCAGAGAAATATAACGCGAAATTCGTCAAGCTCACCGGTTCCCAGCGCATAGCCATCATCGGCATAAAGGAAGATGACCTGGACAAGGCCTGGGCTGAGTTTACCGATCAGTCAAAGGCCATCGGCCAGACCATACGCAGCATTAAGATCTGCCCCGGCACGCGGGCCTGCAAGAAAGCCCGGCAGGACAGCCCCGCTCTCGGGTTTGCCCTTGACAAAGAGTTCTATGGCAAGTCCGCGCCGGCCAAGTTCAAGATGGGCGTCTCGGGATGTCCCAACTGCTGCAGCGATTCGTGGATGAAAGATATCGGGTTTTTCGGCACCGATACCGGGTATACAGTAATCGCTGGCGGCAAAGGTGGAGGCAAGCCGAAAGTGGGCCGGGTAGTAGCAGAAGGCCTGACTGAAGACCAGGCATTAATACTGGCAAGGAAGGCGATCGCATTCCACCAGGCGAATGGCAAGTTCCGCGAGCGCCTGGGTGATACGATCGACCGGGTCGGTTTCGACACGTTTGCAAAAGCCGTGCAGTGA
- a CDS encoding metal-dependent hydrolase produces MQLTWLGHSCVLLTGTKKVLIDPFIEGGSVLGTNPDIVAVTHGHADHMGETVALNRKTVAITEIAKYLKAKGLTTESMNIGGTMMVDGVSFTMTAAVHSNVIEEAGPGFSGGAAAGFVIGMDGMKIYHAGDTALFSDMKLIGELYHPDIALLPIGGRYTMGTAEAMMAANFIGAKTVIPIHYNTWEKITADTLQFKTAIERTTDIKVQILTPGESLDVSS; encoded by the coding sequence ATGCAACTTACCTGGCTCGGACATTCGTGCGTGCTGCTCACCGGCACAAAAAAAGTGCTCATCGATCCCTTTATTGAAGGCGGCAGCGTGCTGGGCACGAACCCGGATATTGTCGCTGTTACACATGGTCATGCGGATCATATGGGAGAGACCGTAGCCCTCAACCGGAAGACGGTTGCGATAACCGAGATCGCCAAGTACCTCAAAGCAAAAGGTCTGACGACAGAGAGCATGAATATCGGTGGAACAATGATGGTCGATGGGGTATCATTTACCATGACTGCCGCGGTGCATTCGAATGTAATTGAAGAGGCAGGACCGGGTTTTTCCGGCGGGGCTGCCGCGGGATTTGTCATCGGTATGGATGGCATGAAGATCTACCATGCAGGGGATACCGCACTCTTTTCGGATATGAAACTCATCGGGGAACTCTATCACCCGGACATCGCTCTGCTCCCGATCGGCGGGCGCTACACCATGGGAACAGCCGAAGCGATGATGGCGGCGAATTTTATCGGCGCAAAGACCGTCATCCCGATCCATTACAATACCTGGGAAAAAATCACTGCCGATACCCTGCAGTTCAAAACAGCAATTGAGCGGACAACTGACATTAAAGTTCAAATATTAACGCCGGGTGAGAGCCTGGACGTGAGTTCCTGA
- the glyS gene encoding glycine--tRNA ligase — protein sequence MSDVFEKVMDLAKRRGFIWPTSECYGAVAGFIDYGPLGAMMKRRVENIWRDFYVIQEGYYEIECPTIAQESVFIASGHVKGFSDKMCQCPHCKEFLRADHVAEGGGVKNPSIMKNEELAAAIASCTCMACEEVLGTVEVFNFNLMFQTTIGPGSQRVGYLRPETAQGMFVDFSRLLRFYRDKLPFGAVQIGKSYRNEISPRQGMIRLREFTQAEAEIFVHPNEKNHHPSFKRYADYTMPLLTYTQQEKCEDAVSMSMREAVDKGVIANEYLAYYVALTHKLLVTIGIKPDRLRFRQHLPDERAHYATDCWDAEIRSDRFGWVETVGLADRTDYDLNAHAKESGTPMTVFIQYEEPKKVPRRRIIPNMSVLGKQYRTKAKAIFEALAVATPTADGADVEVDGEKIHIPADLFEVRDEIVDIRGEDIVPHVIEPSYGIDRMCYAVLEGAYDEDTADGEARTVMRFSPNVAPIQVAVFPLMTRDGLEEIADMITRSLHKAGILAEYDDSGAIGRRYRRQDEIGTPFAITVDYDTKENQTVTLRDRDSMKQVRIAIDKVPATVCALVEGSLKFAELE from the coding sequence ATGAGCGACGTATTCGAAAAAGTGATGGATCTTGCCAAACGCCGCGGTTTTATCTGGCCTACGTCCGAATGCTACGGGGCAGTGGCGGGGTTCATCGATTATGGCCCGCTGGGCGCAATGATGAAGCGGCGGGTCGAGAATATCTGGCGGGATTTTTACGTTATCCAGGAAGGCTACTACGAGATCGAGTGCCCGACGATTGCCCAGGAATCTGTTTTTATCGCTTCCGGGCATGTGAAGGGATTTTCCGATAAGATGTGCCAGTGCCCGCACTGCAAGGAATTCCTCCGGGCAGATCACGTGGCAGAAGGCGGCGGTGTGAAGAACCCGTCCATCATGAAGAACGAGGAGCTGGCAGCGGCAATTGCGAGCTGCACATGCATGGCCTGCGAAGAAGTGCTCGGCACTGTCGAGGTCTTCAACTTCAACCTCATGTTCCAGACTACGATCGGTCCGGGGTCCCAGCGGGTCGGCTACCTGCGTCCTGAGACCGCACAGGGTATGTTTGTGGATTTCTCCCGGCTCCTCCGGTTCTACCGGGACAAGCTGCCGTTTGGTGCAGTCCAGATCGGTAAGTCCTACCGTAACGAGATCTCCCCCCGGCAGGGCATGATCCGGCTCCGCGAGTTCACCCAGGCAGAAGCCGAGATCTTTGTCCACCCGAACGAGAAGAACCATCACCCGTCGTTCAAGCGATACGCGGACTATACGATGCCGCTCCTCACCTACACCCAGCAGGAGAAGTGCGAGGATGCGGTCTCGATGTCTATGCGGGAGGCTGTGGATAAAGGGGTAATCGCCAATGAGTATCTCGCCTACTACGTGGCCCTCACCCACAAGCTCCTTGTCACCATCGGCATCAAGCCCGACCGGCTCCGCTTCCGGCAACACCTGCCCGATGAGCGGGCCCATTATGCCACCGACTGCTGGGATGCCGAGATCCGGTCCGACCGGTTCGGCTGGGTCGAGACCGTGGGTCTTGCCGACCGCACGGACTATGACCTGAACGCCCATGCCAAAGAGAGCGGCACGCCGATGACGGTCTTCATCCAGTACGAGGAGCCAAAGAAGGTCCCCCGCCGGCGGATCATCCCGAACATGAGCGTGCTGGGAAAGCAGTACCGCACGAAAGCCAAGGCGATCTTCGAGGCGCTGGCGGTTGCCACCCCGACCGCCGATGGCGCCGATGTGGAAGTCGATGGCGAGAAGATCCATATTCCCGCTGACCTGTTCGAGGTCCGCGACGAGATTGTCGACATCCGCGGCGAGGATATCGTTCCGCACGTGATCGAACCCTCGTATGGTATCGACCGCATGTGTTACGCGGTGCTCGAAGGAGCCTATGATGAGGACACTGCCGACGGGGAAGCCCGCACGGTGATGCGCTTCTCCCCCAACGTGGCCCCCATCCAGGTCGCCGTCTTCCCGCTCATGACCCGGGACGGCCTCGAGGAGATTGCCGACATGATCACCCGCTCACTCCACAAGGCCGGCATCCTTGCCGAGTACGATGACAGCGGGGCAATCGGCCGGCGCTACCGGCGGCAGGATGAGATCGGAACGCCGTTTGCGATCACGGTCGATTACGACACGAAAGAGAACCAGACCGTTACCCTCCGCGACCGGGACAGCATGAAGCAGGTCCGGATTGCGATCGACAAGGTCCCCGCCACGGTCTGCGCCCTTGTGGAAGGCAGCCTGAAGTTTGCAGAACTGGAATAA
- a CDS encoding Hef nuclease, which produces MSEYISHPLVRPDSIEKREYQLSIAMKALDANTMVILPTGLGKTAVALLVAASRLYNEGGRILMLAPTKPLVEQHLRYFEKYLLAKPQEGSSASPFVMFTGEAPPSERTEDWNRATVILATPQVVKNDLLAGRYTLADVSLLIVDECHRAVGNYAYVFLAQRYMGTADKPLLLAMTASPGGVQEKVQDVCSNLGIAHIENRTETDPDVRPYVFERELEYVSVDLPTDLKAAIHALDALIGDRLALLTSLNFTVPKRDKLSMKELNGINAQIQQRIQNQDPAAYSGASLYAELMKLRHAITLAESQGSEVLKGYLAKLVAEGTGSGGSKASQRLVKDPIFQELFERTLGWTRELHPKPDIALKLVQDQLVSHPDSRIIVFATYRDTVQLLVDHFTSHGISCERFVGQATKDAEKGLSQKKQIAALTRFREGEFKVLIATSVGEEGLDVPATDMVIFYEAVPSEIRSIQRRGRTGRSGAGKIVVMVTKGTSDEVFRHVSASKEKQMHKSMRTMGGYTSSAAPQQPLVVEQETLDEFTPQGPKIIIDDRETSSKVVEVLSNMGAVIRIERLPHGDYAIGDRILVERKTARDFVDTLINRDLLGQVKAMAESVTRPVMIIEGGDLYAQRDMHPNAIKGVLAALTVDMGVSILFTRDEQDTAQMLFVLSKREDGERGERKVHPHKSHHSQKEEQEYIISAFPEIGLRNSRLLLAHFGSIQGIVNASVEELAAVKGIGEKTAQKIFDLCRRVYG; this is translated from the coding sequence ATGAGCGAATACATCAGCCACCCCCTGGTCAGGCCGGACAGCATCGAGAAACGGGAGTACCAGCTCTCGATTGCGATGAAGGCACTGGATGCCAATACCATGGTCATCCTGCCCACCGGCCTTGGCAAGACGGCTGTTGCACTCCTTGTTGCCGCATCCCGGCTCTATAACGAGGGGGGCAGGATCCTGATGCTTGCCCCCACCAAGCCGCTCGTGGAGCAGCACCTCCGTTATTTTGAAAAATACCTGCTGGCAAAACCGCAGGAAGGCAGTTCCGCATCCCCGTTTGTTATGTTCACCGGGGAAGCCCCCCCATCCGAGCGCACCGAGGACTGGAACCGGGCCACCGTGATCCTTGCCACCCCGCAGGTGGTGAAAAACGATCTTCTTGCCGGCCGCTACACGCTTGCGGATGTCTCTTTGCTGATCGTGGACGAATGCCACCGGGCCGTGGGCAATTACGCGTATGTCTTTTTAGCCCAGCGCTACATGGGCACCGCGGACAAACCGCTGCTCCTCGCGATGACGGCATCGCCCGGCGGCGTGCAGGAGAAGGTGCAGGATGTCTGCTCGAATCTCGGCATTGCCCATATCGAGAACCGGACCGAGACCGACCCGGATGTCCGCCCGTACGTGTTCGAGCGCGAGCTGGAGTACGTCTCCGTTGACCTCCCCACCGATCTCAAGGCAGCGATCCACGCCCTCGATGCGCTTATCGGGGACCGGCTCGCCCTGCTCACCTCGCTGAACTTCACCGTGCCCAAGCGCGACAAGCTCTCGATGAAGGAGCTCAACGGGATCAATGCCCAGATCCAGCAGCGGATCCAGAACCAGGACCCGGCCGCCTACTCGGGAGCATCGCTCTATGCGGAACTGATGAAACTCCGGCACGCGATCACCCTTGCCGAATCGCAGGGCAGTGAGGTGCTCAAAGGGTACCTTGCAAAGCTTGTCGCTGAAGGCACCGGGTCCGGGGGAAGCAAGGCGAGCCAGCGCTTAGTAAAAGACCCGATCTTTCAGGAACTCTTCGAACGCACGCTCGGGTGGACAAGAGAACTGCACCCGAAACCCGATATCGCCCTGAAACTCGTGCAGGACCAGCTGGTCTCCCACCCCGACAGCCGGATCATTGTCTTTGCCACGTACCGCGACACCGTGCAACTTCTCGTGGATCACTTCACCAGTCACGGCATCTCCTGCGAACGCTTCGTGGGGCAGGCAACGAAGGACGCCGAGAAAGGGCTCTCGCAGAAGAAGCAGATCGCGGCCCTGACCCGGTTCCGCGAAGGTGAGTTCAAGGTGCTGATCGCAACATCGGTTGGCGAGGAAGGCCTAGACGTCCCGGCGACCGACATGGTGATCTTCTACGAGGCGGTTCCCTCCGAGATCCGGTCCATCCAGCGCCGGGGCCGGACGGGAAGGTCCGGGGCAGGAAAGATCGTGGTCATGGTCACGAAGGGAACCTCGGACGAGGTCTTCCGCCATGTCAGTGCATCGAAAGAGAAACAGATGCACAAGAGCATGCGGACGATGGGCGGCTATACCTCATCCGCCGCACCGCAGCAGCCCCTCGTTGTCGAACAGGAGACCCTCGATGAATTCACCCCGCAGGGACCCAAGATCATCATCGATGACCGCGAGACTTCCTCAAAAGTGGTTGAAGTCCTCTCGAACATGGGCGCCGTGATCCGGATCGAGCGCCTCCCCCACGGCGATTACGCGATTGGCGACCGCATCCTCGTCGAGCGCAAGACCGCGAGGGACTTCGTCGATACGCTGATCAACCGCGACCTGCTCGGGCAGGTAAAGGCGATGGCGGAATCGGTGACCCGCCCGGTGATGATCATCGAAGGCGGGGACCTCTATGCCCAGCGGGACATGCACCCGAACGCGATCAAGGGCGTGCTTGCGGCCCTGACGGTGGATATGGGTGTCTCAATCCTCTTCACCCGCGACGAGCAGGACACCGCCCAGATGCTCTTTGTGCTCTCGAAGCGCGAGGACGGGGAGCGGGGCGAGCGCAAGGTGCACCCGCACAAGTCCCATCACTCACAGAAGGAGGAGCAGGAGTATATCATCTCGGCGTTTCCGGAGATTGGTCTCCGGAATTCCCGGTTATTGTTAGCTCACTTCGGGTCTATCCAGGGGATTGTGAATGCTTCTGTTGAAGAGCTGGCAGCGGTGAAGGGGATTGGGGAGAAGACGGCTCAGAAGATTTTTGATTTGTGCCGGAGGGTGTACGGGTAG